The following are encoded together in the Ictalurus punctatus breed USDA103 chromosome 1, Coco_2.0, whole genome shotgun sequence genome:
- the rps9 gene encoding 40S ribosomal protein S9 (The RefSeq protein has 1 substitution compared to this genomic sequence): MPVARTWVCSKTYVTPRRPFEKSRLDQELKLIGEYGLRNKREVWRVKFTLAKIRKAARELLTLDEKDPRRLFEGNALLRRLVRIGVLDEGKMKLDYILGLKVEDFLERRLQTQVFKLGLAKSIHHARVLIRQRHIRVRKQVVNIPSFVVRLDSQKHIDFSLRSPYGGGRPGRVKRKNAKKGQGGLGGGDDEEED, encoded by the exons ATGCCGGTTGCCCGTACTTGGGTGTGCAGTAAGACGTACGTCACTCCACGTCGTCCCTTTGAGAAGTCTCGTCTCGACCAGGAGCTCAAGCTCATCG GTGAGTATGGTCTGAGGAATAAGCGTGAGGTCTGGAGGGTGAAGTTCACTCTGGCTAAAATCCGTAAAGCTGCTCGAGAGCTTCTCACTCTGGATGAGAAGGACCCCAGGCGTCTCTTCGAAG GTAACGCCCTGCTGAGGCGTCTCGTGCGCATTGGTGTGCTGGATGAAGGGAAGATGAAGCTGGATTACATCTTGGGTCTGAAGGTGGAAGACTTCCTGGAGCGCAGGCTGCAGACGCAGGTCTTCAAACTCGGCCTGGCCAAGAGCATCCACCACGCCCGCGTCCTCATCCGCCAGAGACACATCCG TGTACGTAAGCAGGTGGTGAACATCCCGTCGTTCGTGGTACGTCTGGACAGTCAGAAGCACATCGACTTCTCCCTGCGCTCTCCGTACGGCGGAGGACGTCCCGGCCGTGTCAAGAGAAAGAATGCTAAGAAGGGTCAGGGCGGAGCTGGGGGTGGAGATGACGAGGAGGAGGATTAA
- the rps9 gene encoding 40S ribosomal protein S9 isoform X1 — protein MPVARTWVCSKTYVTPRRPFEKSRLDQELKLIGEYGLRNKREVWRVKFTLAKIRKAARELLTLDEKDPRRLFEGNALLRRLVRIGVLDEGKMKLDYILGLKVEDFLERRLQTQVFKLGLAKSIHHARVLIRQRHIRVRKQVVNIPSFVVRLDSQKHIDFSLRSPYGGGRPGRVKRKNAKKGQGGAGGGDDEEED, from the exons ATGCCGGTTGCCCGTACTTGGGTGTGCAGTAAGACGTACGTCACTCCACGTCGTCCCTTTGAGAAGTCTCGTCTCGACCAGGAGCTCAAGCTCATCG GTGAGTATGGTCTGAGGAATAAGCGTGAGGTCTGGAGGGTGAAGTTCACTCTGGCTAAAATCCGTAAAGCTGCTCGAGAGCTTCTCACTCTGGATGAGAAGGACCCCAGGCGTCTCTTCGAAG GTAACGCCCTGCTGAGGCGTCTCGTGCGCATTGGTGTGCTGGATGAAGGGAAGATGAAGCTGGATTACATCTTGGGTCTGAAGGTGGAAGACTTCCTGGAGCGCAGGCTGCAGACGCAGGTCTTCAAACTCGGCCTGGCCAAGAGCATCCACCACGCCCGCGTCCTCATCCGCCAGAGACACATCCG TGTACGTAAGCAGGTGGTGAACATCCCGTCGTTCGTGGTACGTCTGGACAGTCAGAAGCACATCGACTTCTCCCTGCGCTCTCCGTACGGCGGAGGACGTCCCGGCCGTGTCAAGAGAAAGAATGCTAAGAAGGGTCAGGGCGGAGCTGGGGGTGGAGATGACGAGGAGGAGGATTAA